One part of the Glycine max cultivar Williams 82 chromosome 14, Glycine_max_v4.0, whole genome shotgun sequence genome encodes these proteins:
- the LOC100527547 gene encoding LIM domain-containing protein WLIM1-like isoform X1 produces the protein MAFAGTTQKCMACDKTVYLVDKLTADNRVFHKACFRCHHCKGTLKLSNYNSFEGVLYCKPHFDQLFKRTGSLDKSFEGTPKIAKPEKNLEEKPAAAKVSSMFGGTREKCAGCQKTVYPTEKVTVNGTPYHKSCFKCCHGGCVISPSNYIAHEGKLYCKHHHVQLIKEKGNLTQLEGDNEKSATNGKINGEEVSAET, from the exons atGGCATTTGCAGGAACAACCCAGAAGTGTATGGCCTGCGACAAAACGGTTTATCTGGTTGATAAGTTGACCGCGGATAACCGAGTGTTCCACAAAGCTTGCTTCAGATGCCATCACTGCAAAGGAACCCTCAAG CTGAGCAACTACAACTCTTTTGAGGGAGTTCTTTACTGCAAGCCACATTTTGACCAACTGTTCAAAAGAACTGGGAGCCTTGACAAAAGCTTTGAAG GGACACCAAAAATTGCCAAGCCAGAGAAAAATTTGGAAGAG AAACCTGCAGCAGCCAAAGTCTCAAGTATGTTTGGTGGAACAAGGGAAAAATGTGCTGGTTGTCAGAAAACGGTGTATCCCACTGAGAAG GTTACTGTGAATGGAACTCCTTACCATAAGAGTTGTTTTAAATGCTGCCATGGAGGGTGTGTTATCAGTCCTTCCAATTACATAGCACACGAGGGAAAACTCTACTGCAAACACCACCATGTCCAATTGATCAAGGAGAAGGGCAATTTAACCCAACTTGAAGGTGACAATGAGAAGAGTGCGACTAATGGGAAAATCAATGGTGAAGAAGTTTCCGCAGAGACATGA
- the LOC102668716 gene encoding uncharacterized protein: MLNPFVCGTFHNEYDDEPCLASPNSSPRKYKRKVSKNNPYSARGLDKFSELLADLDEKRQKIYSQMNPHDISFVRFVYSNTNDDIVPVVVKVKNNKDQKHSKSQELKVVRARTTTMTLTHTSEYSMDKSATTDQENPAEERKQHQIETHAKGSSSSNTSKSMTKKDYVRGLSEKKIVINEGTRKKNMLEGGVKKWW; the protein is encoded by the exons ATGCTGAACCCTTTTGTTTGTGGCACTTTCCATAACGAATATGATGATGAACCATGTCTTGCAAGTCCTAATTCTAGCCccagaaaatataaaagaaaagttaGCAAGAACAACCCTTATTCCGCTCGTGGCCTAGACAAGTTTTCTGAGCTTTTGGCTGATCTTGATGAGAAGAGGCAGAAGATTTATTCACAGATGAACCCTCATGACATCTCTTTCGTTCGCTTTGTATACTCCAACACTAATGATGATATTGTTCCTGTTGTGGtcaaggtgaaaaacaacaagGATCAGAAACACAGCAAGAGCCAAGAACTCAAAGTGGTGAGAGcaagaacaacaacaatgaCGTTGACTCATACATCAGAGTACTCAATGGACAAGTCTGCAACAACTGATCAAGAAAACCCTGCTGAAGAAAGAAAGCAACACCAGATAGAAACTCATGCAAAG GGTAGTTCATCATCAAACACATCGAAGTCCATGACGAAGAAGGATTATGTTAGAGGGTTGAGTGAAAAGAAGATTGTGATCAATGAAgggacaaggaaaaaaaatatgttagagGGTGGAGTGAAAAAATGGTGGTGA
- the LOC100799086 gene encoding protein NPGR1 translates to MLCACSGEQFKFEEAPPRSPDSLATRDFSASGLSSRTGDWESKFDETQVEDVESTLKEALSLNYEEARALLGRLEYQRGNFDAALQVFEGIDIRALAPRMIRAIAERIKQRKPRSKVDNGLPNVMSMHSVSLLLEAILLKSKSLEELGRYTEAAKECRIAVDTVESALPNGMPEGIGEACKLQEMFHRALELLPNLWIKAGLPDEAVTAYRRALVKPWNLEPRRLACVQKDLATTLLYGGVEVNLPPQLQVNGLTTPMSGTEEAILLLLILSGKMALQEIDWDPEIMDNLTFSLSITGMFESLADHVEKILPGVYDRAERWYFLALCYSAAGQNDIALNLLRKACGSSEAKHRPHFPSFLFGAKLYSLNPNHAREGIKLSQEVIDLAKHQNKHFLGQGQKFLGICHGAAARTSVLDSERIIFQRESLKFLSDAALNGNNDPEVMFSLGLENAIQRNLNAAYDNIMIYSDMMAGSSRRGWQLLALIVSAQQRFQDAKTIVDFALDEAGSIDQLELLRLKAVLQITQQQPKQAIETYRILLAVIEARKEHWLQAKTFRHEALTEQKLEMEAWQDLATIYADISSFLDAKACVDKAQLIEFFSPRSWHITGLLFEAQSLHKEAFVSFSVSLSIEPDYIPSIISTAKLLLKLGMQSLPIARSFLMNALRLDPTNHDAWFNLGLVSKMEGSLQQAADCFQAAYELKLSAPVQKFE, encoded by the exons ATGTTGTGTGCTTGTTCCGGGGAGCAATTCAAATTTGAAGAGGCGCCACCACGGTCACCAGACTCCTTGGCAACAAGGGATTTCTCTGCAAGTGGCCTTTCTTCAAGGACTGGGGATTGGGAATCCAAATTTGATGAAACACAAGTAGAAGATGTTGAATCTACTTTAAAAGAAGCTCTCTCATTAAACTATGAG GAAGCTCGGGCTTTGTTGGGGAGGCTTGAATATCAAAGAGGGAACTTTGATGCCGCCCTTCAAGTTTTTGAGGGTATAGACATAAGGGCTTTGGCCCCAAGGATGATAAGGGCTATAGCTGAAAGAATCAAACAAAGAAAGCCACGTTCCAAGGTGGATAATGGGCTTCCTAATGTGATGTCAATGCATTCAGTAAGCCTGCTTCTTGAGGCGATTTTGCTTAAATCCAAATCCTTAGAAGAACTTGGGCGATACACTG AGGCTGCAAAGGAGTGCAGAATTGCTGTGGATACAGTTGAATCTGCTCTTCCTAATGGAATGCCTGAGGGTATTGGTGAAGCTTGTAAGTTGCAAGAAATGTTCCACAGAGCATTGGAGTTGCTTCCAAATCTATGGATCAAGGCAGGTTTGCCAGATGAAGCTGTCACTGCTTATCGGCGGGCTCTAGTCAAGCCCTGGAATTTGGAGCCGCGGAGGTTGGCCTGTGTGCAAAAAGATTTAGCTACCACACTACTCTATGGAGGTGTTGAAGTAAACCTGCCCCCTCAGTTGCAAGTGAATGGTCTAACAACACCTATGAGTGGCACTGAAGAGGCTATACTTTTGCTATTAATACTTTCAGGAAAGATGGCACTTCAGGAAATAGATTGGGACCCTGAAATAATGGATAATCTTACATTTTCACTTTCAATTACTGGGATGTTTGAATCATTAGCGGATCATGTAGAGAAGATCCTTCCAGGTGTTTATGATCGAGCCGAGAGGTGGTACTTTCTTGCTCTTTGTTACAGTGCAGCAGGACAGAATGATATAGCCTTGAACCTTTTGAGGAAGGCTTGTGGTAGTTCTGAAGCAAAGCATAGACCccattttccttcatttttgttTGGTGCAAAGCTGTATTCTCTAAATCCAAACCATGCTCGTGAAGGAATTAAATTATCACAGGAAGTTATTGATCTAGCCAAACATCAAAATAAGCATTTTTTGGGTCAGGGCCAAAAATTTCTTGGCATTTGCCATGGAGCTGCTGCTAGAACATCTGTACTGGATTCTGaaagaattatatttcaaagaGAGTCTTTGAAGTTTCTAAGTGATGCTGCCCTAAATGGAAATAATGACCCAGAAGTGATGTTCAGCCTTGGACTGGAAAACGCAATTCAAAGAAATCTAAATGCAGCTTATGACAATATAATGATTTACTCAGACATGATGGCTGGCAGCTCAAGAAGAGGTTGGCAGCTGTTAGCACTCATAGTATCAGCACAGCAGCGGTTTCAGGACGCCAAAACTATAGTTGATTTTGCTTTAGATGAGGCTGGCAGTATAGATCAGTTAGAACTACTGAGACTGAAAGCTGTACTTCAAATTACTCAGCAGCAACCCAAGCAAGCAATTGAGACCTACAGAATCTTGCTAGCTGTAATTGAAGCAAGAAAAGAGCATTGGCTACAAGCTAAGACATTCAGGCATGAG GCATTAACAGAACAGAAGTTGGAAATGGAAGCTTGGCAGGATTTGGCTACCATTTATGCAGATATTAGTTCCTTTCTTGATGCAAAAGCTTGTGTTGACAAGGCCCAGTTGATAGAATTTTTTTCTCCCAGAAGTTGGCATATTACTG GGTTGTTGTTTGAAGCTCAATCTTTGCATAAGGAGGCCTTTGTTTCCTTCTCAGTCTCGTTGTCAATAGAACCGGATTACATTCCCAGTATTATTTCAACAGCAAAATTGTTACTTAAACTTGGAATGCAATCACTTCCAATAGCAAGAAGCTTTTTAATGAATGCTTTGAGATTAGACCCCACAAACCATGATGCATGGTTTAACCTTGGATTGGTTTCAAAAATGGAAGGCTCGTTACAACAAGCGGCAGATTGCTTTCAAGCTGCATATGAGCTGAAGCTTTCAGCTCCAGTGCAAAAATTTGAGTGA
- the LOC100527274 gene encoding uncharacterized protein LOC100527274: MGLCFGCFGVDKRMSKEEERLASEEARAKAAEAAQKRQEQFENSAAGRAARAQQQAMAKQSANTNKGEPVLKWQMS; this comes from the exons ATGGGTCTTTGCTTTGGTTGCTTCGGCGTAGACAAACGCATGAGCAAGGAAGAAGAGAGATTGGCCTCTGAAGAAGCGCGTGCCAAAGCTGCTGAAGCCGCACAGAAAAG GCAAGAGCAATTTGAGAATTCTGCAGCAGGACGAGCTGCTCGTGCACAGCAACAAGCAATGGCAAAGCAATCTGCAAATACCAACAAAGGCGAACCAGTTCTAAAG TGGCAAATGAGTTGA
- the LOC100527547 gene encoding LIM domain-containing protein WLIM1-like (The RefSeq protein has 1 substitution compared to this genomic sequence), giving the protein MAFAGTTQKCMACDKTVYLVDKLTADNRVFHKACFRCHHCKGTLKLSNYNSFEGVLYCKPHFDQLFKRTGSLDKSFEGTSKIAKPEKNLEEKPAAAKVSSMFGGTREKCAGCQKTVYPTEKVTVNGTPYHKSCFKCCHGGCVISPSNYIAHEGKLYCKHHHVQLIKEKGNLTQLEGDNEKSATNGKINGEEVSAET; this is encoded by the exons atGGCATTTGCAGGAACAACCCAGAAGTGTATGGCCTGCGACAAAACGGTTTATCTGGTTGATAAGTTGACCGCGGATAACCGAGTGTTCCACAAAGCTTGCTTCAGATGCCATCACTGCAAAGGAACCCTCAAG CTGAGCAACTACAACTCTTTTGAGGGAGTTCTTTACTGCAAGCCACATTTTGACCAACTGTTCAAAAGAACTGGGAGCCTTGACAAAAGCTTTGAAG GGACACCAAAAATTGCCAAGCCAGAGAAAAATTTGGAAGAG AAACCTGCAGCAGCCAAAGTCTCAAGTATGTTTGGTGGAACAAGGGAAAAATGTGCTGGTTGTCAGAAAACGGTGTATCCCACTGAGAAG GTTACTGTGAATGGAACTCCTTACCATAAGAGTTGTTTTAAATGCTGCCATGGAGGGTGTGTTATCAGTCCTTCCAATTACATAGCACACGAGGGAAAACTCTACTGCAAACACCACCATGTCCAATTGATCAAGGAGAAGGGCAATTTAACCCAACTTGAAGGTGACAATGAGAAGAGTGCGACTAATGGGAAAATCAATGGTGAAGAAGTTTCCGCAGAGACATGA
- the LOC100796960 gene encoding A-kinase anchor protein 17B encodes MSSEEQQQKKNNEEGEEEALKPLEIENGLRLVPRVKLNLTVYPSTPLTLSHPIDEWKMKRALIDFLHSSHSLTLPEDDDLHLTRLKDLKKRKRDDPVAAGTLRIWDLSSFRTENHRFRLTEKLNGIELNLEGVKFRLAATVPVSDDFQGMKKDWEEHSAFRSRREPDTVVLRGVPSRWFAEPRVSSKPSMLVTHTIFSTFGKIRNLNVAEDDDFGKDANEDSGDLVSGLYCKIVVQFERYRDFHDAMKVLCGRSLQKQGSQLKADYEVSWDKDGFFRNSRNQIQEKNNMVSTRAADHYRSEAPRRQAYNSRHSPDTVRPRRFKE; translated from the exons ATGAGTAGTGAGGAGCAGCAGCAGAAGAAGAATAATGAAGAAGGGGAAGAAGAAGCGTTGAAGCCGTTGGAGATCGAGAACGGTCTTCGCCTAGTCCCGCGCGTGAAGCTCAACCTCACGGTGTACCCTTCCACGCCCCTCACACTCTCCCACCCAATCGACGAATGGAAGATGAAGCGCGCACTCATCGACTTCCTCCACTCCTCCCACTCCCTCACGCTCCCCGAGGACGACGACCTCCACCTCACGCGCCTCAAGGACCTCAAGAAACGCAAGCGCGACGACCCCGTCGCCGCCGGAACGCTCCGCATATGGGACCTCTCTTCCTTCCGAACGGAGAATCACCGCTTCCGATTAACGGAGAAGCTTAACGGGATCGAACTCAACCTCGAGGGCGTTAAGTTCAGACTCGCCGCTACGGTTCCTGTTTCGGATGATTTTCAAGGAATGAAGAAGGATTGGGAGGAGCATTCCGCGTTTCGAAGTCGGCGCGAACCTGATACCGTTGTTCTGAGAGGCGTTCCGTCGCGGTGGTTCGCTGAGCCTAGGGTTTCGTCTAAGCCCTCCATGCTAGTTACTCACACCATCTTCTCCACTTTCGGCAAAATAAG GAATCTTAATGTTGCTGAGGATGATGATTTTGGTAAGGATGCAAATGAAGATAGCGGAGACCTAGTTTCGGGCCTTTACTGCAAGATTGTGGTTCAGTTTGAGAGATATAGAGACTTCCATGATGCAATGAAAGTTCTGTGTGGTCGGTCGTTGCAAAAG CAAGGGTCACAACTAAAGGCCGATTATGAGGTTAGTTGGGACAAAGATGGATTCTTTCGGAACTCAAGGAATcaaattcaagagaagaataacATGGTATCCACAAGGGCAGCTGATCATTACAGAAGCGAAGCTCCAAGACGTCAGGCCTACAATTCTCGCCACAGTCCAGATACTGTGCGCCCCAGGAGATTCAAG GAATGA